GCCAAGAATGTCATTCCCCAAATTTGGATTTTCAAAACCTGAAGTGAAACCACCAGAGGTTGATATCAGTCTTCCAGAGGTGGATATTTCTCTTCCCGAGGGAAAGGTGGAGGTCAAAGAGCCAGAGGTTGAAATGAAACCTCCAGAGATTCAAGTTGATGTGAAAGATACCGTAGGCTCCCCCTCAAGATTCAAAATGCCAACTTTAAAATTCCCTAAATTTGGAGCAGCTTCTCCAAATGTCACAATAGAGGTACCTGATTTGGACAAGGACATCAAGGTTCATGGAATGGAAATACCTGAACCCAAGCTGACAATATCAGCATTTAACATCGAAAAGCCAAGTGTTGACCTAAAAGGTCCATCTATAGATGTCAAtcgtaaaaaaaatgaaaatgtcaCTTTACCAGAGGTCAAAATGAACATCCAACCACCAAGCATTGAACTCAAAGTGCCTTCTGGTGAAGTTGAAATGCCTGAGGGAGCTGCTACAGAAATGGATGTAAAAATGAAAAAGCCCAGGATGTCATTTGGATGGTTTTCAAAACCAGAAGCGAAAGCACCCGAGGTTGATGTCAGTCTTACAAACGTGGATTTTTCGCTTCCAGACGGAAAGGTGGAGGTCAAAGAGCCAGACGTGGAAATGAAATCTCCAGATGTTCAAATTGAAATGAAACATGATATTGAGCTTGAGGGACAAGGAAGTAAATTTAAATTACCAAAATTTGGACTCTCATTGCCAAGAGTTAAAGGTCCTGAAATTGGCTTAAGTCTGTCAAAGACAGATGTAGATGTCGACTTACCAGAGGGAAGAGCAGACCTCCAACTACCTGATGTGGAAGTCGGAGTGCCCTCTGTTGAAGTTGAAATACCAGAAGCAGGTTCTAAAGATATTGATGTGAAAATGAGAAAGCCAAGAATGTCATTCCCCAAATTTGGATTTTCAAAACCTGAAGTGAAAGCACCAGAGGTTGATATCAGTCTTCCAGAGGTGGATATTTCTCTTCCCGAGGGAAAGGTGGAGGTCAAAGAGCCAGAGGTGGAAATGAAACCTCCAGAGATTCAAGTTGATGTGAAAGAGACCGTAGGCTCCCCCTCAAGATTCAAAATGCCAACTTTAAAATTCCCTAAATTTGGAGCAGCTTCTCCAAATGTCACAATAGAGGTACCTGATTTGGACAAGGACATCAAGGTTCATGGAACTGAAATACCTGAACCCAAGCTGACAATATCAGCATTTAACATCGAAAAGCCAAGTGTTGACCTAAAAGGTCCATCTATAGATGTCAAtcgtaaaaaaaatgaaaatgtcaCTTTACCAGAGGTCAAAATGAACATCCAACCACCAAGCATTGAACTCAAAGTGCCTTCTGGTGAAGTTGAAATGCCTGGGGGAGCTGCTACAGAAATGGATGTAAAAATGAAAAAGCCCAGGATGTCATTTGGATGGTTTTCAAGACCAGAAGCGAAAGCACCCGAGGTTGATGTCAGTCTTACAAACGTGGATTTTTCGCTTCCAGACGGAAAGGTGGAGGTCAAAGAGCCAGACGTGGAAATTAAATCTCCAGATGTTCAAATTGAAATGAAACATGATATTGAGCTTGAGGGACAAGGAAGTAAATTTAAATTACCAAAATTTGGACTCTCATTGCCAAGAGTTAAAGGTCCTGAAATTGACTTAAGTCTGTCAAAGACAGATGTAGATGTCGACTTACCAGAGGGAAGAGCAGACCTCCAACTACCTGATGTGGAAGTCGGAGTGCCCTCTGTTGAAGTTGAAATACCAGAAGCAGGTTCTAAAGATATTGATGTGAAAATGAGAAAGCCAAGAATGTCATTCCCCAAATTTGGATTTTCAAAACCTGAAGTGAAAGCACCAGAGGTTGATATCAGTCTTCCAGAGGTGGATATTTCTCTTCCCGAGGGAAAGGTGGAGGTCAAAGAGCCAGAGGTGGAAATGAAACCTCCAGAGATTCAAGTTGATGTGAAAGAGACCGTAGGCTCCCCCTCAAGATTCAAAATGCCAACTTTAAAATTCCCTAAATTTGGAGCAGCTTCTCCAAATGTCACAATAGAGGTACCTGATTTGGACAAGGACATCAAGGTTCATGGAACTGAAATACCTGAACCCAAGCTGACAATATCAGCATTTAACATCGAAAAGCCAAGTGTTGACCTAAAAGGTCCATCTATAGATGTCAAtcgtaaaaaaaatgaaaatgtcaCTTTACCAGAGGTCAAAATGAACATCCAACCACCAAGCATTGAACTCAAAGTGCCTTCTGGTGAAGTTGAAATGCCTGAGGGAGCTGCTACAGAAATGGATGTAAAAATGAAAAAGCCCAGGATGTCATTTGGATGGTTTTCAAAACCAGAAGCGAAAGCACCCGAGGTTGATGTCAGTCTTACAAACGTGGATTTTTCGCTTCCAGACGGAAAGGTGGAGGTCAAAGAGCCAGACGTGGAAATTAAATCTCCAGATGTTCAAATTGAAATGAAACATGATATTGAGCTTGAGGGACAAGGAAGTAAATTTAAATTACCAAAATTTGGACTCTCATTGCCAAGAGTTAAAGGTCCTGAAATTGACTTAAGTCTGTCAAAGACAGATGTAGATGTCGACTTACCAGAGGGAAGAGCAGACCTCCAACTACCTGATGTGGAAGTCGGAGTGCCCTCTGTTGAAGTTGAAATACCAGAAGCAGGTTCTAAAGATATTGATGTGAAAATGAGAAAGCCAAGAATGTCATTCCCCAAATTTGGATTTTCAAAACCTGAAGTGAAAGCACCAGAGGTTGATATCAGTCTTCCAGAGGTGGATATTTCTCTTCCTGAGGGAAAGGTGGAGGTCAAAGAGCCAGAGGTGGAAATGAAACCTCCAGAGATTCAAGTTGATGTGAAAGATACCGTAGGCTCCCCCTCAAGATTCAAAATGCCAACCTTAAAATTCCCTAAATTTGGAGCAGCTTCTCCAAATGTCACAATAGAGGTACCTGATTTGGACAAGGACATCAAGGTTCATGGAACTGAAATACCTGAACCCAAGCTGACAATATCAGCATTTAACATCGAAAAGCCAAGTGTTGACCTAAAAGGTCCATCTATAGATGTCAAtcgtaaaaaaaatgaaaatgtcaCTTTACCAGAGGTCAAAATGAACATCCAACCACCAAGCATTGAACTCAAAGTGCCTTCTGGTGAAGTTGAAATGCCTGAGGGAGCTGCTACAGAAATGGATGTAAAAATGAAAAAGCCCAGGATGTCATTTGGATGGTTTTCAAAACCAGAAGCGACAGCACCCGAGGTTGATGTCAGTCTTACAAACGTGGATTTTTCGCTTCCAGACGGAAAGGTGGAGGTCAAAGAGCCAGACGTGGAAATTAAATCTCCAGATGTTCAAATTGAAATGAAACATGATATTGAGCTTGAGGGACAAGGAAGTAAATTTAAATTACCAAAATTTGGACTCTCATTGCCAAGAGTTAAAGGTCCTGAAATTGGCTTAAGTCTGTCAAAGACAGATGTAGATGTCGACTTACCAGAGGGAAGAGCAGACCTCCAACTACCTGATGTGGAAGTCGGAGTGCCCTCTGTTGAAGTTGAAATACCAGAAGCAGGTTCTAAAGATATTGATGTGAAAATGAGAAAGCCAAGAATGTCATTCCCCAAATTTGGATTTTCAAAACCTGAAGTGAAACCACCAGAGGTTGATATCAGTCTTCCAGAGGTGGATATTTCTCTTCCTGAGGGAAAGGTGGAGGTCAAAGAGCCAGAGGTGGAAATGAAACCTCCAGAGATTCAAGTTGATGTGAAAGATACCGTAGGCTCCCCCTCAAGATTCAAAATGCCAACCTTAAAATTCCCTAAATTTGGAGCAGCTTCTCCAAATGTCACAATAGAGGTACCTGATTTGGACAAGGACATCAAGGGTCATGGAACCGAAATACCTGAACCCAAGCTGACAATATCAGCATTTAACATCGAAAAGCCAAGTGTTGAACTTAAAGGTCCATATATAGATGTCAAtcgtaaaaaaaatgaaaatgtcaCTTTACCAGAGGTCAAAATGAACGTCCAACCACCAAGCATTGAACTCAAAGTGCCTTCTGGTGAAGTTGAAATGCCCGAGGGAGCTGCTACAGAAATGGATGTAAAAATGAAAAAGCCCAGGATGTCATTTGGATGGTTTTCAAAACCAGAAGCGAAAGCACCCGAGGTTGATGTCAGTCTTACAAACGTGGATTTTTCGCTTCCAGACGGAAAGGTGGAGGTCAAAGAGCCAGACGTGGAAATGAAATCTCCAGATGTTCAAATTGAAATGAAACATGATATTGAGCTTGAGGGACAAGGAAGTAAATTTAAATTACCAAAATTTGGACTCTCATTGCCCAGAGTTAAAGGTCCTGAAATTGGCTTAAGTCTGTCAAAGACAGATGTAGATGTCGACTTACCAGAGGGAAGAGCAGACCTCCAACTACCTGATGTGGAAGTCGGAGTGCCCTCTGTTGAAGTTGAAATACCAGAAGCAGGTTCTAAAGATATTGATGTGAAAATGAGAAAGCCAAGAATGTCATTCCCCAAATTTGGATTTTCAAAACCTGAAGTGAAAGCACCAGAGGTTGATATCAGTCTTCCAGAGGTGGATATTTCTCTTCCCGAGGGAAAGGTGGAGGTCAAAGAGCCAGAGGTGGAAATGAAACCTCCAGAGATTCAAGTTGATGTGAAAGATACCGTAGGCTCCCCCTCAAGATTCAAAATGCCAACTTTAAAATTCCCTAAATTTGGAGCAGCTTCTCCAAATGTCACAATAGAGGTACCTGATTTGGACAAGGACATCAAGGTTCATGGAACTGAAATACCTGAACCCAAGCTGACAATATCAGCATTTAACATCGAAAAGCCAAGTGTTGACCTTAAAGGTCCATCTATAGATGTCAAtcgtaaaaaaaatgaaaatgtcaCTTTACCAGAGGTCAAAATGAACGTCCAACCACCAAGCATTGAACTCAAAGTGCCTTCTGGTGAAGTTGAAATGCCTGAGGGAGCTGCTACAGAAATGGATGTAAAAATGAAAAAGCCCAGGATGTCATTTGGATGGTTTTCAAAACCAGATGTGAAAGCACTTGAGGTAGATGTCAGTCTTACAAAGGTGGATTTATCTCTTCCTGAAGGAAAGGTGGTCAAAGAGTCATATGTAGAAATGAAAGCTCCAGAGAGTCAAGTTGAAATGAAAAATGAAGGTTTTTCAGTTGATGGAACACCAAACATAGAGGATAAAATAATTGAAACGGGGGTGAAGAAACCGCTGATAACCTTTCCAAAAATAGTTTTTTCAAGGTCTGAAATTACAGCTCCTGAGATTGTGATTCCTCCAAAAGTGGACATTTCACTCCAAGAGGGAAAAGAGTTCAAAGTGCCTGAAGTGAAAATTGAAGCTCCAGAGATTGAAGTTGACGTAAAAGAAGCAGTTGGCTCCCCCTCAAGATTCAAAATGCCAACATTCAAATTGCCTACATTTGGTTCAACTTCAAAGGTGGCAGTAGATGTCTCTGATAAAGAGAAGGTTATTGAAGTACCTGGTGTAGAAATTCTAGATCAAGTACTAGGAGCTTCCTTTCCAGTTGATTTGACAGAACCCGGGGATACAGTTGACATTAAAGGATGTAGTGAAGTTCATCTACATGTTGCTGGATCTGCAGGGCCCTCAGTTGAAGAAGGAATGACAATAGCTGATGTGGATGTTCATGGTGTTGACAGTTCAGAACTGACAATTGATGATAAAGGCCATGGCTTACCCAGCAAAGGTCAAGGCTCACCAAGTAAATTCAAACTTCCGACCTTCAAAATGCCCAAATTGAGCATTTCAAAATCCAAACGACAGAATGAACATGAACATGATGATATAAGTCCAAATATTATTTTGGAGAATAATGAAATTCATGTGAAACCACAAGGACCAGAGATTTCACCAAAGTTGACTTTGACATCATTTGGGGAGGTATTAAGAAGCATTGATGTTGAATTTTATGTCCCTGCATTAGAGGAAGTGGAAGAAAAGCTCACAGGCTCAAGGGAAGGACCCAGTGCTGAAACCCAGTCTATCCAAGAAGAGGAAGAAGCGAAAGAAAAATCCAAATTGGTTTGGTTTAAGTTTCCTACATTTGGACTATCTTCTCCTTCAGAATCTGCCAAAATTTTAGAAAAAGATACTTCTAAGAAAGAAGCAAGTGAGAACAGCCCTGCAGGTGACTCTGTGGAACAAGATTCCAGCTTGACCTTCTCAGTGCGGTCATCGGATGCTTTTGCAGATATCAGTTCTACAGTCACAAGCGAACAAGTTGCTCCATCATTGGCCTCTCCAACCAAAGTCACAGTGAAATACTCTGACCCTATTGCCACTGAGATACAAGGTAATATCATTACCTCCACAGCAAGGACAAAAATTATCTCTTTTGAACCCTACTTGGCAGAGAAGGTCACCATTCCAATGTCCTCTGGAGCTTCCTCCTCATCAGTGGACACCCTAAAACTGGAGTCTGGTACACATGTCATCACATCCAATATACAAGCAATACCAGACACACAGAAAGCCACGCTCTTAACAGATTTTGGATTGCAGACAGGGACCGCCGGAGCTTCCTCTGCATCTTGGTCAGTGGACAACACCAACAAAATACAGAGTGATGGGCAAACAGTCATTAAGAGGCATGTAATTAGGGAAATGTCAGGCACTGACAAGGAAAAGGTTGTCATAACTCGAAGAGTTACACATGTGTTTGGGGCTGAGCCCATCTCAGATGAAACCGCCTCATCTATCAAACAGATGAAAGAAACTATGCATTCTGAAAAAATGAAATTCTTCGATGGGGCTGAATTGGAGTGATTTGGAGGAATATTATAAATCCCTCAATTGAGAAGTAATATCAGTCATATTATTATTGTGCTCTTAATAATTAATTGTGCTTTAATTTATGACAGAGTTTTGATATATACAGTTAAATGTTTTGATTGTTTACTTAGTACAcactaaatataaatataaatatacacaagTGATACAGGTAGGGATATTAATGCCAAAATTGTCACTTTATTGTAATTACTACCATTGAGACCATTTGACTGAATTTGCTGTTTTAACACATGTCTGCAGGTTGTCCTGCTGTACATATAATGAAGAGAAACCTGTTAATCCACTGCCATATACATTGATAAATTACCTCCGATTTCTGCTCTTTATTCCACTTCTGGGAAGCAATATATAAATATAAGGAATCAATGATTATGTCTCTGAAAATATGTTTACAATTATTTCACTGTAAAACCATACAAAATACTTAATGAGTATGTAGTGATATAAATACAAACCATGCAACATtaatagaacaaaaacacacaacacataagGAAGAATTGCAATCTGAACACTTATTACCATGAAATAAATATATGTTGCTAAAATGTAATGCTTGTAATCatagtaaaaaagaaagaaaaatatattGATGCAACTATATTTTGATTAGTATTATGCATAGATTTAATTTTCCATAATGTATACTGTACCTAACAAAAACATTTCTGGATTTGTGTATAGTTGGAAAATTGAAAATGCCTATGTATATACTTGATTTTGATCACTTCTTTTGCAGAGTTACTTTGATTGTTGCTCTTATTCTCCActgatgtaatacatgtattagCAAAACTATACATAATAAATCTTCTAAAATATTAAGAAGTGCATTTCCTTACTGCAATATGTATCTACATTAAATGCCACTCAGATTCCTGGTACCTTCTCCACAGACATGCCATATCCTGCAACCTAGTAGTGAGCTAGTTTCTATAGCAGGCTACTGGCCATTATAGTAGATCATGTATGCTGGCTAGCCACAGACTATCTATGAATAATTCAACATCGTTACAGCAGTAGGCCCACTCTTGGTGGTATGTGTGCACATATTACAGAGTGCgtagtgtttcccctatattcatttatttgattttattatgTATTTCTGTCGAGACGCGGTTTTAAGATCAGAGTGACAAGTCACATATCTTCCTCAGATTCTCATCAGATCATCTGAGAAACCTCcaaggtaactagctagctaggttgaaATCCTGGAAGTGTAGCCAACCCTATATACAGGgcattccgaaagtattcagacccctttgcaTTTCCTAAATGTTGTTATGtgacagccttattttaaaatggattgaattgtcccccccccctta
This genomic stretch from Oncorhynchus kisutch isolate 150728-3 linkage group LG7, Okis_V2, whole genome shotgun sequence harbors:
- the LOC109893727 gene encoding neuroblast differentiation-associated protein AHNAK, whose amino-acid sequence is MSELESSESGVIVRMAKETCAEGLVVSGGGKEGIFIKEVRPESPASKLLSVHEGDQILSATVYFDDVKYEDALQILEHAQPYKMELLLKRKPIKISTLESEPALESQVEQGSSLEMRGHSKTKRHGDRISWPNFPSFSKSQKSHFKRSHSTADADDQRKLELSPTTSDTESPIKSQEAVKGRTKKQKIKLSSLKMKGRKSRSVEQSGQDTDILTVECAQVMEIQQSQDDIYSPDGLESTSGETPQVYVFESESEKMESTKIKNECSLPDLTGSENKQHKVELIRLDKTLKTTDITVAFADQESPLTKTSLEEKKKKKEKKERSELKFRIKGKETKDKHKQEKHVKSSPKSMKIPGADIITSDLSAHDNTLLIPTIVSHTKLMERQLPIDMSDVGLIRKSPQIGQERDLKETYVKTNLNAQEMHAKVTSITMEPDLQMEIQALKLPTETSIDDVLVQIGTRTATKFKLPREDLADFVTAEPIQMTDVRIVKMDVKSLKVEDRGLKILPNRDDIEIPGMEDASSTGTKTPVIKQPKTAFTLPVEEIQAQTVQMVIDVDRVKEAVSKLPGFKLPKGDTVGLPAHQEITKTHVNAERVNVTVENTLSKITDIKAQLDTYVKKTDINASPEKLSRSSVTTIKLPKNQLSDLGAHEPITMTEIYHKERKEEAGRTNEVEIQIELHKRENVEIPGMENIHQKGSPNQVDRGKELAVPVPEWPTIKAEETNVIPYTKGLDKKSKKAKMSMPAPNVAVDVPDVEKDIKVQGTEIPEPKLTMAEINIEKPRVDIKGPNKDVEVNLKKLEMFTLTEVKVQVQPPSVELKVPSGEVEIPEGAAKEIDGKIKKPQMSFGWFSKPEVKAPEVDISLTNVDISLPEGKVEVEDPDVKMKSPEVQIKMKHDIELEGQGSQFKIPKSGLSMSRVKGPEIGLSLSKIDVDVDLPEGRADLQQPDVEVGVPSVEVEIPEAGSKDIDVKMRKPRMSFPIFGFSNPELKAPEADISLPEVDISLPEGKMEVKEPEVEMKTPEIQIDVKDTVGSPSRFKMPTLKFPKFGAASPNVTIEVPDLDKDIKVHGTEIPEPKLTISAFNIEKPSVDLKGPSIDVNRKKNENVTLPEVKMNVQPPSIELKVPSGEVEMPEGAATEMDVKMKKPRMSFGWFSKPEAKAPEVDVSLTNVDFSLPDGKVEVKEPDVEMKSPDVQIEMKHDIELEGQGSTFKLPKFGLSLPRVKGPEIGLSLSKTDVDVDLPEGRADLQLPDVEVGVPSVEVEIPEAGSKDIDVKMRKPRMSFPKFGFSKPEVKAPEVDISLPEVDISLPEGKVEVKEPEVEMKPPEIQVDVKDTVGSPSRFKMPTLKFPKFGAASPNVTIEVPDLDKDIKVHGTEIPEPKLTISAFNIEKPSVDLKGPSIDVNRKKNENVTLPEVKMNIQPPSIELKVPSGEVEMPEGAATEMDVKMKKPRMSFGWFSKPEAKAPEVDVSLTNVDFSLPDGKVEVKEPDVEMKSPDVQIEMKHDIELEGQGSTFKLPKFGLSLPRVKGPEIGLSLSKTDVDVDLPEGRADLQLPDGEVGVPSVEVEIPEAGSKDIDVKMRKPRMSFPKFGFSKPEVKAPEVDISLPEVDISLPEGKVEVKEPEVEMKPPEIQVDVKDTVGSPSRFKMPTLKFPKFGAASPNVTIEVPDLDKDIKVHGTEIPEPKLTISAFNIEKPSVDLKGPSIDVNRKKNENVTLPEVKMNIQPPSIELKVPSGEVEMPEGAATEMDVKMQKPRMSFGWFSKPEAKAPEVDVSLTNVDFSLPDGKVEVKEPDVEMKSPDVQIEMKHDIELEGQGSKFKLPKFGLSLPRVKGPEIDLSLSKTDVDVDLPEGRADLQLPDGEVGVPSVEVEIPEAGSKDIDVKMRKPRMSFPKFGFSKPEVKAPEVDISLPEVDISLPEGKVEVKEPEVEMKPPEIQVDVKDTVGSPSRFKMPTLKFPKFGAASPNVTIEVPDLDKDIKVHGTEIPEPKLTISAFNIEKPSVDLKGPSIDVNRKKNENVTLPEVKMNIQPPIIELKVPSGEVEMPEGAATEMDVKMKKPRMSFGWFSKPEAKAPEVDVSLTNVDFSLPDGKVEVKEPDVEIKSPDVQIEMKHDIELEGQGSKFKLPKFGLSLPRVKGPEIGLSLSKTDVDVDLPEGRADLQLPDVEVGVPSVEVEIPEAGSKDIDVKMRKPRMSFPKFGFSKPEVKPPEVDISLPEVDISLPEGKVEVKEPEVEMKPPEIQVDVKDTVGSPSRFKMPTLKFPKFGAASPNVTIEVPDLDKDIKVHGMEIPEPKLTISAFNIEKPSVDLKGPSIDVNRKKNENVTLPEVKMNIQPPSIELKVPSGEVEMPEGAATEMDVKMKKPRMSFGWFSKPEAKAPEVDVSLTNVDFSLPDGKVEVKEPDVEMKSPDVQIEMKHDIELEGQGSKFKLPKFGLSLPRVKGPEIGLSLSKTDVDVDLPEGRADLQLPDVEVGVPSVEVEIPEAGSKDIDVKMRKPRMSFPKFGFSKPEVKAPEVDISLPEVDISLPEGKVEVKEPEVEMKPPEIQVDVKETVGSPSRFKMPTLKFPKFGAASPNVTIEVPDLDKDIKVHGTEIPEPKLTISAFNIEKPSVDLKGPSIDVNRKKNENVTLPEVKMNIQPPSIELKVPSGEVEMPGGAATEMDVKMKKPRMSFGWFSRPEAKAPEVDVSLTNVDFSLPDGKVEVKEPDVEIKSPDVQIEMKHDIELEGQGSKFKLPKFGLSLPRVKGPEIDLSLSKTDVDVDLPEGRADLQLPDVEVGVPSVEVEIPEAGSKDIDVKMRKPRMSFPKFGFSKPEVKAPEVDISLPEVDISLPEGKVEVKEPEVEMKPPEIQVDVKETVGSPSRFKMPTLKFPKFGAASPNVTIEVPDLDKDIKVHGTEIPEPKLTISAFNIEKPSVDLKGPSIDVNRKKNENVTLPEVKMNIQPPSIELKVPSGEVEMPEGAATEMDVKMKKPRMSFGWFSKPEAKAPEVDVSLTNVDFSLPDGKVEVKEPDVEIKSPDVQIEMKHDIELEGQGSKFKLPKFGLSLPRVKGPEIDLSLSKTDVDVDLPEGRADLQLPDVEVGVPSVEVEIPEAGSKDIDVKMRKPRMSFPKFGFSKPEVKAPEVDISLPEVDISLPEGKVEVKEPEVEMKPPEIQVDVKDTVGSPSRFKMPTLKFPKFGAASPNVTIEVPDLDKDIKVHGTEIPEPKLTISAFNIEKPSVDLKGPSIDVNRKKNENVTLPEVKMNIQPPSIELKVPSGEVEMPEGAATEMDVKMKKPRMSFGWFSKPEATAPEVDVSLTNVDFSLPDGKVEVKEPDVEIKSPDVQIEMKHDIELEGQGSKFKLPKFGLSLPRVKGPEIGLSLSKTDVDVDLPEGRADLQLPDVEVGVPSVEVEIPEAGSKDIDVKMRKPRMSFPKFGFSKPEVKPPEVDISLPEVDISLPEGKVEVKEPEVEMKPPEIQVDVKDTVGSPSRFKMPTLKFPKFGAASPNVTIEVPDLDKDIKGHGTEIPEPKLTISAFNIEKPSVELKGPYIDVNRKKNENVTLPEVKMNVQPPSIELKVPSGEVEMPEGAATEMDVKMKKPRMSFGWFSKPEAKAPEVDVSLTNVDFSLPDGKVEVKEPDVEMKSPDVQIEMKHDIELEGQGSKFKLPKFGLSLPRVKGPEIGLSLSKTDVDVDLPEGRADLQLPDVEVGVPSVEVEIPEAGSKDIDVKMRKPRMSFPKFGFSKPEVKAPEVDISLPEVDISLPEGKVEVKEPEVEMKPPEIQVDVKDTVGSPSRFKMPTLKFPKFGAASPNVTIEVPDLDKDIKVHGTEIPEPKLTISAFNIEKPSVDLKGPSIDVNRKKNENVTLPEVKMNVQPPSIELKVPSGEVEMPEGAATEMDVKMKKPRMSFGWFSKPDVKALEVDVSLTKVDLSLPEGKVVKESYVEMKAPESQVEMKNEGFSVDGTPNIEDKIIETGVKKPLITFPKIVFSRSEITAPEIVIPPKVDISLQEGKEFKVPEVKIEAPEIEVDVKEAVGSPSRFKMPTFKLPTFGSTSKVAVDVSDKEKVIEVPGVEILDQVLGASFPVDLTEPGDTVDIKGCSEVHLHVAGSAGPSVEEGMTIADVDVHGVDSSELTIDDKGHGLPSKGQGSPSKFKLPTFKMPKLSISKSKRQNEHEHDDISPNIILENNEIHVKPQGPEISPKLTLTSFGEVLRSIDVEFYVPALEEVEEKLTGSREGPSAETQSIQEEEEAKEKSKLVWFKFPTFGLSSPSESAKILEKDTSKKEASENSPAGDSVEQDSSLTFSVRSSDAFADISSTVTSEQVAPSLASPTKVTVKYSDPIATEIQGNIITSTARTKIISFEPYLAEKVTIPMSSGASSSSVDTLKLESGTHVITSNIQAIPDTQKATLLTDFGLQTGTAGASSASWSVDNTNKIQSDGQTVIKRHVIREMSGTDKEKVVITRRVTHVFGAEPISDETASSIKQMKETMHSEKMKFFDGAELE